GAAATATCACAGACTTCCGATTTTAATTCTGTGCCTCATTGGCCAAAGATAGCAAAGCGCTTCGTCGACGAATAAGATTTTAAAATATATTTTGTTGCTTGCTATGTAAAGAGTATAAACGCGGCCAGTAAAAAAATCAACATAATTTTCTGAAAAAATGACATAAATTTTTCTAACAATGGTATAATGCGCATATTATCGGGCTTTTTATGTCAAAATTTAAACTAAATATATATACGTTTCTGTTGTTGTGTGACCCATTTTCATGTGTCAAATGTGCAAAATCCAATGCAATATGTTTCAACAGCTTCGTATGCATTTCAACAGTAAGATGTTAAAGAAAGTAAAAAAATAAAAAAAGCATAAAAAGGTAAGTATGTTGACCTATTGGGGTAAAAAAGAGGATTTCCTTGGCCAACATACTTACCCATTTCAAGATGGTTAAATTGTCGTTGCTTATTTCACATGTTTCATTTCTAATTCATGAATCAAGTGTGTCAGCATTTCGTTATTCGGTGTAGCAATACCGAGTTCACGACCGTACTTTGCGATTTGACCGTTCAAGTAGTCGACTTCTGTATAGCGCCCGTTGTACAAATCTTGATGCATGGAAGGGTAGTGTAAACCTTGTGCTTCATTTGGATATGCCGCTTCAATTTTTTCAAGTAACGCTTCCGCACTTAATGAGACACCGCGCGCTTCTGCAACTGCGACGATTTCTGCAATGAGAGGTTTAACAATGTCACGTGCTTTTTCATATTGGCTGAATTCATTAATCGTTTTGTCTAAAATCGTACAAAGCGGGTTTAAAACACTGTTTAATGTCGCTTTACTCCAAATGGACTTAAATACATTGTCACTAATTTGAGCGTTTAATTTTGCGTCATTAAACACTTGATTAATACGTTCTGTACGTTCATCCGCTTGACCATCAGCACGTTGGAATTCAATAGAACCTTGTCCTTCTAATAACAATTGACCTGGTCCACGCAAACCAGCTGTCCACATTGTTACAGCTAAGAAAATTTGTGTTTTTGGAACGATAGCAGAGAGACGATCGCCATGACCTAAACCATTCATCATAGACAATAGGGCGGTATCTTCATTGATTGCGTTGTTGTCGTAAAGTGTACGCAACATTTGTTCAGCTTGCATTGATTTCGTCAAAATAATCACTAAATCAAATGTTTCGTTTACTTGATATGGCAAAACAGCAGGAATCTCTAGCGTGTAAGTATCAGTTTCTGTTTGGATTTCAAGTCCTTTTTCATTGATTGCATTCACATGTTCTTCCCACATATCAATCAATTTTACATCGTAGCCGGCTTCTTTAATTTGGCTCCCGATACGTCCACCCATAGCCCCTGCACCAGCAATAGCAATTTTTTTCATAAAACAATTCCTCCTTATATAAAAATGGTTACAACTTAAGTGTAGATTTCATTTTTTGTATCCGTCAATAAAAAGTTACTGATAATTTCGAAATTTCGTGTTATATGTGATGAAATATTGAAATTCACAACAAGAAAGCCGAAAGTGTAGATTAAGTCATTCAGTCCAATGCCTTTGTTCAGTATTTCGGATAAAACGATAATTTTTAGGATATTAAGCGCTTACACCCGGTGCTATAGTGAAGTTAAATGAAGACAGAGGTGAACAACATGAACTTTTTCGACATTCAAAAGATTCCTAACAAAGGGATTCCGCTTTCAATGCAACGTAAACTTTGGCTACGTTATTTCTTGCAAGCTTTCTTCGTTGTATTTTTCGCTTACATGGCGATGTATTTGATTCGTAATAACTTTAAGGCGGCGCAACCTTTACTTAAAGAAGAGATTGGGTTGACGACGTTACAACTCGGGTATATCGGTTTAGCATTTAGTATTACATATGGATTAGGGAAGACGTTACTCGGTTATTTTGTAGATGGTCGGAATACGAAAAAAATCATTTCCTTTTTACTCGTTTTATCTGCAACAGTCGTTTTAATTATGGGATTTGTATTAAGTTACTTTGGTTCTGTAATGGGCTTATTGATTGTTTTATGGGGGTTAAATGGGATATTCCAATCGGTCGGTGGGCCAGCAAGTTACTCAACGATCTCACGTTGGGCGCCACGTACAAAGCGCGGTCGTTATTTAGGTTTCTGGAATACATCACATAATATTGGTGGTGCCATTGCA
Above is a genomic segment from Staphylococcus delphini containing:
- a CDS encoding ketopantoate reductase family protein codes for the protein MKKIAIAGAGAMGGRIGSQIKEAGYDVKLIDMWEEHVNAINEKGLEIQTETDTYTLEIPAVLPYQVNETFDLVIILTKSMQAEQMLRTLYDNNAINEDTALLSMMNGLGHGDRLSAIVPKTQIFLAVTMWTAGLRGPGQLLLEGQGSIEFQRADGQADERTERINQVFNDAKLNAQISDNVFKSIWSKATLNSVLNPLCTILDKTINEFSQYEKARDIVKPLIAEIVAVAEARGVSLSAEALLEKIEAAYPNEAQGLHYPSMHQDLYNGRYTEVDYLNGQIAKYGRELGIATPNNEMLTHLIHELEMKHVK